The genomic region CAGAACTCCGAGGATTATTGCGGAAGTGCCTATCTCCAGCCCGTTGAATCCCGCGAGCATGTTAACTAAATTCGCCGAGCCGGTGACGAAGAGCACCGCGAAGACAGGGTACAGGATGCCGAGGTTGAGCGCGTAGCCGAAGATGTCCACCTCCGGTGAGATGCCGAAAAACGCCACCGGAATTGAGACCAAGAGCGATAGAAAGACCTTGTGGAGCTGCCTCAGATTAGTGAGGTCGTCTATGATCCCAACGACTCCGAAGAGCAGAAAGACCGTGAGAACCCTCACGATTTCCTCGTCCATGAAGGGCGAGAGCGCCAGAGGGACGGCGAGAAGAACAGCTATACCACCCATCTCCGCCACTTCCGGCTGGTCCATTTTGTGAATGTCTCTCCCAATGATTCCAGCCCTCTTCATTCTCCCCGCTACGTAAGGGGTGAGGATGAGCGTTAGGGTTAAACCTATAAGGACTGGAGCCATCATATCTTAGACACCCAATCCCCTTAGAACAAGCCAAAAATAAACCCTTCGGTGAGAACATGGACGTGAAACTGGTGGTCTTTGACCTTGACGGAACGCTGGTCGGTGCACCTAAGCCTTTTGCCGAGATCAAGGAAGAGCTCAAGTCCCGGCTCGTTGAGATGGGAATCCCTAAGGAGATAATCGGCGACATGACGCCGATGTACGAGAATCTGCTGAGAATATCTCAGGAGACTGGAAGGGACTTCGGGGAGCTTTACTCAATCCTTGTGAAGCTCGAAACAGAGAGGATAGGTGATAGCTTTCTCTTTGAAGGCGTTCTGGAAGTTCTGGACTTTCTGAGGAAAAGGAACGTCAAGATGGCGATAATGACCCGGAGCTCCCGGAAGGCGGCCCTTAAGGCGCTGGAGATGCATGGAGTGAGTGGCTATTTTGAGGTTGTCTCCACCCGTGACGATGTTCCGCCGGACGAGCTCAAGCCCAATCCAGGACAGCTTCGGCGGATAATCGAGGCCTTTGGCCTTGAACCGACCAAGGTATTAGTGGTTGGCGACCACGGCTACGACATACTCCCGGCCAGGGAGCTCGGTGCGTTGAGCGTTATGATAACGGGCCACACCGCCGGGAGGATGAGCTTTTCAGTTGACTCAACCCCGGATTTTGATGTTGAAGACATGGGGGGACTCCTTGGACTCCTGGAAAACCTTCTAAGCACTTACGTTGTTGTGCCGGCCTACAACGAAGAGATGACCATCGGTGCCGTCCTCGACGACCTGCTCAGGTACTTCAGGCGGGATGAGATAGTCGTTGTCAACGATGGCTCCCGTGACAGAACCCGGGAGATAGCCCGCTCGAAGGGCGTTCACGTTCTTACCCACCTCGTCAACAGGGGCCTGGGCGGTGCACTGGGGACTGGAATCACCTACGCCCTTAGGCAGAAGGCCAGGCTCATACTAACATTCGACGCCGACGGCCAGCACCTCGTGAGCGACGCCCTGCGCGTTATGAAGCCCGTCGCCGAGGGAAAAGCCGACTTTGCCGTTGGTTCGAGGCTCAAGGGCGACACCAGCCAGATGCCCTTTGTGAAGCGCTTTGGAAACTTTGTCCTGGACACAATAACTGCCGTTTTTGCGAGAAAATACGTCAGCGACAGTCAGAGCGGGCTGAGATGCTTCAGCCGTGACTGTGCCGCCAGGATAAGGATAACCTGCGACCGCTACGCTGTTTCGAGCGAGATTATAATTGAAGCGGCGAGAAATAAGTGCCGCATCGTTGAGGTACCCATCCGTGCCGTCTACACGGAGTACTCGATGAAGAAGGGGACAAACATCTTGGAGGGAGTTAAGATAGCCCTCAACCTGCTGTTTGACAAACTGAGGTGATTGTGATGTACGCGGTTCAGTACATAGCCATAGCAGTTGTACTGGCCCTGATGCTCTACGTGCTTGGCAAATATGGAAAGAGGGAACTTGAGTGGGGTGACCTCCTGTTCTGGGGAGCCATCCTGGTCGGCCTCCTGGTGGTCTCAATATTCCCCATCGAGATAGCCATGACGATAAAGCGACTCCTGGGTCTCGGAAGGGGCCTTGATTCGCTCTTCGTCGTTGCCATAGGGCTGGCGTACCTGATGATATTCAAGGTCTACCTTGCCGTGGACAGGACTGAGAGGGAGATAACTGAGCTGACGAGGAAAATCGCCATCGAACTTGAGGAGATGAACAGAAGACTAGAGAAAATCGAGGAGAAGCTCTAATCTGCGAACTCCCCGAAGAGCTCCTCCAAAAAGGCCCGTACTCTCTCCTTCGGGAGCCTGAACTGTCTTATCCTGACTATTCCTTTTTCCTGCGCTTCCTTCAGGAGAATCTCAGTCGCCTCGTTGGGGTACATCTCCTCGTAGACTATCTCCCGAATTCCGGCGTTGATGACCAGCTTGAAGCAGGTGTCACAGGGAAAGTGGGTGACATAAAGCGTCGCCCCCTCGAGGCTTATCCCTTTTCTGGCCGCCATCGCTATGACGTTCTGTTCTGCATGGACGGCCCTGTGGCAATGGCCGTCGACGATGAGGCATCCGGCGTCTATGCAGTGCTCCATGCCCCTCGGTGCACCGTTATAGCCTGTCGCTAAAATGTAGCCGTCCTTGACCGCTACCGCTCCAACCCTCAGGCGCGGACAGGTCGCCCTGAGCGATACGAGCTTGGCTATGAGCATGAAGTACTCGTCCTTGGTGGGCCGTATGCGCTTTATCCTCTCGGCCCTTTCCCTGTCCAGTACTATCTCCACCGCCATAAGGCATCACTGCATTCTCCTGTTGAACATGTTGTTGCCGTGAATCTCGACGAGTATCCTGAATATCCTCTCATCGTAGCTCGGATGGGTTTCTATTCTCGGGACCTTCTGGCGCCTCTCTATGGATGGCTCTATGCTGGGCACGGCGCTCAGCCTTACATCGGCCCTGAGGTCCTCGTAGTACTTGAGCTCCTCAAGGGCATGCTTCAGACTCATGGGCACCTCCAGCAACCGGAGTGCCGATTCATCCGCCAAGAACTCCCTGCCCTTGAGGAAGTTCGCTCTGGCGACCTCGTAGAGAGCGTAGAGGAGCAACGCCGCCAGCGTAATGCTCGGCCTGTGGGCGAGGAGTATCAGTATTCCCGTGAAGACCATCATCAGGTACCTGCCGTACGCCAGTACCGGGAATACCTTGGTGTCACCGTTCTTTATGTGGCCCAGTTCGTGGGCAGCAACTGCGAGTATCTCCTCCCTGTCAAGCACCTCAAAGAGACCGAGGGAAAGTACTATCGTGTTTTTGAACGAGTACGCGTTCGGTATGTAGTCGTCCAGGATGTATATCTTGGGCATTGGGAGCCCTGCCTTTTTGGCCATCTCCGCGATGCCGTCGTAGAGCCAGGGTATCTCGCTCCTCTGCAGGGTCACGTAGTTGCCCTTGACGTCCTTGGTTGAGACCCAGAAGTAGAGAAGCACTATGGAGCCGAAGGCGGCCATGGCTATCTTAAGGCCCAGCTCCCTTAGGGCTATTACCGCCAGCAGGACTTCAAGGACCATGATGATGAACAGCATTTCTCATCACTTCTTGATTTTGGACAGGTACGCGTAGGTCGCCTCCTTGAAGTTTGTCATTAGTGCGTCTAGGATGCTCTGGACAACCCTCTCCTCAAACTCTTCCCTGGTTGTCGTTATTGAGTAGACGTATCTCATCCCGCCTCTGCCCTTCTCAACACTCCTCTTGAGAAGGCCGCGCTCGCACAGGCGGTTCATGAGGATGCTTATGGTGGAGCGCCTTATGTCCGGGTGCTTCACCTTCATGTACTCGTATACTTGGCCGGCGGTGGCAACCTGAACCTTCCACATGTGCTCCATTATCTCGGCTTCAAGGGGTGGAAGAACGGCCTTTATACCCTCCTCGGTGAGCTTGAATTCATGCGGTTCCATGGTTCATTCCTCCTTCGTCCTGTTCTGTGTAGGGTGCCCAGGCTAAAAAGTTTTTGTGCTTTTCAATGCCTTAATGAACATTGTGGTCCATTCGTCTGGGTGATTAGGTTTTTAAATTCACCCGGGGAATACCTATGGGCGTGGGCCGGTGGCCTAGTCAGGACAGGGCGTCGGCCTCCGGAGCCGAAGGTCGCGGGTTCAAATCCCGCCCGGCCCGCCAGAAATTTTGATTTTGTTGCGTTCCTGACATTATTGCCATATACAAAAGAGCTGCTGCCTCAAAAAATGCAGACTTCTGAATGTCGTTCTCATTCAAAAAAGCAATTATTTGGTCGCTCACTGTGATACATATGCGCTTCCTCAAAGTCCTCACCCCCAATGCGCAAAAATATCACAAAACTGATACTATTTTGGCCGACGGTCATATTTATTTTTGCCTCTTACAAGCCTCCATCTCAAAAATTGACTGATACAAAGGCAAGTTTTATTTCGATGATGTGCAATAGCCGATGGTCACCTCGAGGTGGCCGCGTGAATAGCATCTTGCCATCATCCTGTGGCTACGTATGGCCGGGGGGCTATTGCCCCCCACCAGAACTCAAAACCTCACGTACCCCAACACAGACCTCTTTGACTTGCTCGTGAGAACATAAAGACTCTCTCTCGCACGAGTCATCGCAACGTAGAGAACCCTTACCTCTTCCTTCAGAGCATTCTCATCCCTTTGAATCTCTTTTTCGATCTTACGATTCACGAAATCAATGACAATGACAACATCGGCCTCTTCGCCCTTTGCGGCGTGCATCGTGTCCACGTAGATTATCTTTCCATTCCTCCTCTTTCTGAGCCCAGCCAAAACACGCTTCTCTTCCGGATCAAGGACATCAAGATAATGGTTCTCAATGAACCTCGCAAGGGATAGAACGTCATCAGAGCACTCTCCGGCTCCATTGTCTTCATTATTGGAGCTTTCCTCTCCAGTAAGGCATTCTTCGACCTTTATTATAGCATCTACAGGCGTTTTGAACAGTGATCGAAGACGAATTCCTTCCTCATTCAGAGAAGTTACAGCGAAGAACAGCCTCAGCCCAATGCTCCTTTTCTCCTCGAAGGCGATGACTTCCTCAAGAAGGTCATAAAGACTGTCGTCATTCTTTATTCTTGAGACTCTGTATCCTGCCTCGATGATGTACTTTTCAATCTCTCTCGCTTGCTTGTTTGTTCGTGTAAGGACGAACACGGTCTTATCTTCATCCATAATGCTTTCAAGAATCTGAATTACTCTATCACCGGTTGTTCTGTCCATCTTGAGGAGATTGGACTTTTTCAGGTACTCTGTGATGGCCTTACCAGGTTCCTCACGTGGCTCATACTCGAAGTGGACCCCGAGCCACCGTGTGAGCATCTCCGCCTTGTTGTACACGTGCTTGGGTAGCCTATAACTTTTCTTCAATACAACAACTGTACCGGACGCCATAAAATTTGCAAACTCGGAAGGGTCAGCCCCCTGGAATGAATATATCGACTGATTCGGGTCTCCAGCTGCAACGACATAGTCAAGGAGACCAATGCTTCTCAACCTCTTCACGACTGCCCATTGAAGAGGACTGAAGTCCTGAGCTTCGTCCATTATCATGACCCTGGGCTCACTGCCCTCCTTTTCTGGAGCGAGTGTAGCAGGAGTGGTTGTAAGGAAGTATCTGAGAACTGACGCATAGTCAAAAATGCCCTTTTCTTCCTTCCATGCTACGTAGTCCCTTATTCTCTGGTACACGGCGTCTTTCTCCTGTTGTTTTACGATTTTGAGGATTTCATTGCTGTCTTTATCATAATAGACGTTGAAATAGTAGTTGTACCTTATCTCGGCAACGTTCGACGGGTGTGAACTGAACCGATCCCTGAAGTCATAGCCATAGTTCATTTCCATCATCGCGGCAATAAATGGCTCTCTCATGAATCCTGCGGGTGTGAGGAGTTTATTCCGCATAAGAACCCTTGTGATGTAACTATGCAGAGTGTACGCGTTGTAAATTCCTCTCTCTTTCAGAACCCTGACCGCAGAAGTTGTAAAGGTGAGAAAGAGAACCTCATCGCCCGTGTAATCCC from Thermococcus sp. MAR1 harbors:
- a CDS encoding M48 family metallopeptidase translates to MLFIIMVLEVLLAVIALRELGLKIAMAAFGSIVLLYFWVSTKDVKGNYVTLQRSEIPWLYDGIAEMAKKAGLPMPKIYILDDYIPNAYSFKNTIVLSLGLFEVLDREEILAVAAHELGHIKNGDTKVFPVLAYGRYLMMVFTGILILLAHRPSITLAALLLYALYEVARANFLKGREFLADESALRLLEVPMSLKHALEELKYYEDLRADVRLSAVPSIEPSIERRQKVPRIETHPSYDERIFRILVEIHGNNMFNRRMQ
- a CDS encoding glycosyltransferase, whose protein sequence is MDVKLVVFDLDGTLVGAPKPFAEIKEELKSRLVEMGIPKEIIGDMTPMYENLLRISQETGRDFGELYSILVKLETERIGDSFLFEGVLEVLDFLRKRNVKMAIMTRSSRKAALKALEMHGVSGYFEVVSTRDDVPPDELKPNPGQLRRIIEAFGLEPTKVLVVGDHGYDILPARELGALSVMITGHTAGRMSFSVDSTPDFDVEDMGGLLGLLENLLSTYVVVPAYNEEMTIGAVLDDLLRYFRRDEIVVVNDGSRDRTREIARSKGVHVLTHLVNRGLGGALGTGITYALRQKARLILTFDADGQHLVSDALRVMKPVAEGKADFAVGSRLKGDTSQMPFVKRFGNFVLDTITAVFARKYVSDSQSGLRCFSRDCAARIRITCDRYAVSSEIIIEAARNKCRIVEVPIRAVYTEYSMKKGTNILEGVKIALNLLFDKLR
- a CDS encoding UvrD-helicase domain-containing protein — encoded protein: MNAQITILGPPGTGKTSALFNLYKYFTGDVSKDVANFVQRYGLNKLIMRRDYTGDEVLFLTFTTSAVRVLKERGIYNAYTLHSYITRVLMRNKLLTPAGFMREPFIAAMMEMNYGYDFRDRFSSHPSNVAEIRYNYYFNVYYDKDSNEILKIVKQQEKDAVYQRIRDYVAWKEEKGIFDYASVLRYFLTTTPATLAPEKEGSEPRVMIMDEAQDFSPLQWAVVKRLRSIGLLDYVVAAGDPNQSIYSFQGADPSEFANFMASGTVVVLKKSYRLPKHVYNKAEMLTRWLGVHFEYEPREEPGKAITEYLKKSNLLKMDRTTGDRVIQILESIMDEDKTVFVLTRTNKQAREIEKYIIEAGYRVSRIKNDDSLYDLLEEVIAFEEKRSIGLRLFFAVTSLNEEGIRLRSLFKTPVDAIIKVEECLTGEESSNNEDNGAGECSDDVLSLARFIENHYLDVLDPEEKRVLAGLRKRRNGKIIYVDTMHAAKGEEADVVIVIDFVNRKIEKEIQRDENALKEEVRVLYVAMTRARESLYVLTSKSKRSVLGYVRF
- a CDS encoding DUF2304 domain-containing protein; amino-acid sequence: MYAVQYIAIAVVLALMLYVLGKYGKRELEWGDLLFWGAILVGLLVVSIFPIEIAMTIKRLLGLGRGLDSLFVVAIGLAYLMIFKVYLAVDRTEREITELTRKIAIELEEMNRRLEKIEEKL
- a CDS encoding BlaI/MecI/CopY family transcriptional regulator, which translates into the protein MEPHEFKLTEEGIKAVLPPLEAEIMEHMWKVQVATAGQVYEYMKVKHPDIRRSTISILMNRLCERGLLKRSVEKGRGGMRYVYSITTTREEFEERVVQSILDALMTNFKEATYAYLSKIKK
- a CDS encoding cytidine/deoxycytidylate deaminase family protein translates to MAVEIVLDRERAERIKRIRPTKDEYFMLIAKLVSLRATCPRLRVGAVAVKDGYILATGYNGAPRGMEHCIDAGCLIVDGHCHRAVHAEQNVIAMAARKGISLEGATLYVTHFPCDTCFKLVINAGIREIVYEEMYPNEATEILLKEAQEKGIVRIRQFRLPKERVRAFLEELFGEFAD
- a CDS encoding glycosyltransferase 4 family protein yields the protein MMAPVLIGLTLTLILTPYVAGRMKRAGIIGRDIHKMDQPEVAEMGGIAVLLAVPLALSPFMDEEIVRVLTVFLLFGVVGIIDDLTNLRQLHKVFLSLLVSIPVAFFGISPEVDIFGYALNLGILYPVFAVLFVTGSANLVNMLAGFNGLEIGTSAIILGVLAGITDGDARLIALAGMGATLGFLWWNRYPARVFPGDTGTLSAGALIGLVAITGKAEVYAALLLIPHFLDFAIKATGVRFGVRRHGRTRVLPDGTLQAPPYPSFLGTIMRRVKVTEPKLVAIVWLIELTLGLLVWALHQLL